The following proteins are co-located in the Scomber scombrus chromosome 2, fScoSco1.1, whole genome shotgun sequence genome:
- the LOC133986563 gene encoding putative uncharacterized protein DDB_G0277255 — protein MQVPLLILDTLDELSGNEFKRFQWNLTQEVLSECKPFRKGQLENQEREDIVNKMINSYGEEPAVNVTAEILKRINYNNAADKLKKAYAGGSTDGKNPPPPSSSSSSSSSSSDVAPAAGASVFAQGGSVIVAPNIQGASSGGSAAGKNPPTPSSSSSSSSSDVAPAVGASVCAQGGSRIVAPNYHDPSSGVSMNININTQ, from the exons ATGCAGGTTCCACTTCTGATCTTAGACACTCTGGATGAGCTGAGTGGTAATGAATTCAAAAGGTTTCAGTGGAACCTCACTCAGGAAGTGCTGAGTGAATGTAAGCCCTTTCGTAAGGGCCAGCTAGAGAACCAGGAGAGGGAAGACATCGTGAATAAGATGATCAACAGCTACGGAGAAGAACCGGCTGTGAACGTCACGGCTGAAATCCTGAAGAGGATAAACTACAACAATGCAGCGGACAAGTTAAAGAAGGCATACGCAG GGGGATCAACAGATGGGAAAAaccctccacctccctcctcctcctcctcctcctcctcctcctcctctgacgTGGCTCCTGCTGCTGGCGCCTCAGTTTTTGCCCAGGGTGGAAGTGTCATTGTGGCTCCAAATATCCAAGGCGCCAGCTCTG GGGGATCAGCAGCTGGGAAAAACCCTCcaactccctcctcctcctcttcctcttcctcctctgacgTGGCTCCTGCTGTTGGCGCCTCAGTTTGTGCCCAGGGTGGAAGTCGCATTGTGGCTCCAAATTACCATGACCCCAGCTCTGGTGTGTCAATGAATattaacataaatacacagtaa